The genomic region ATGATCCAGGAGTTCGCCATGTTGCTGGCGCTGTCCCCCAGATAGGCGACCTTTTTGCCCTTCAGGCTTTCGATCGACACATTTTCCGGGTCGTAGCGCTCCAGCAGGGTGAAGATGTCGGTGTAAAGCTGGCAGGGGTGATTGAAATCGGTCAGCCCGTTGACGATCGGCATGCTGGCATGCCGCGCGAAAGTTTCCACGATTTCGTGCTCGAAGGTGCGGATCACGAGTCCATGCAGATAGCGGGAGAGGACCTTGGAGGTATCCTCAATGGTTTCCCCGCGCCCGATCTGGGTGTTCTGGGAATTCAATACGACCGGGAAGCCGCCGAGTTCGTTGATGCCGACTTCGAAAGAGACGCGGGTACGGGTGCTGCTTTTGTAAAAGAGCAGACCCCAGGACTGCATGTTGAGGGCGGGCGGGCAATTCAGGCGGTTGGCCTTGAATTCCTTGGCCAGGGCAAAGACGTCCTGGGCCTGTTCGAGGGTGAAGTCGGTTTCTTTGAGGAAATGTTTCATTCTGCGGGATTCGGGATTCGAGATACGGGATTAGTTGAACGATGCGAATACCTCGTCGAGGATGCGGACGCTCTCGGCGAGTTGTTCCGGCGTGGCGATCAGTGCTGGAAGCAGTCGGATGGTGTTGTGGCCGGCGGGGACGATCAGCAGGCCCTTGTCCCGGGCGGCCTTGGTGACGGCAAGGCCGTCCGCATGAAGACCGAGACCGACCATGTAGCCGGCACCCCGCATCCCTTCGATGTGCTGGGGGTATTTTTTCACCAGTGCTTGGAGGGATGCATGCCAGGATTTGGAGTTGGCCGTCACCTTTGCCAGCAACTCCTCGGACTCAATGATGTCGAGTACCGCGTTGGCCGCTGCGGAGGCCAGGGGGTTGCCGCCGAAGGTGGTGCCGTGGGAACCGGGCTGGAAGAGCTCGTCGTAGCCCTCTGCGACCCAGATGGCCCCGATCGGGAAGCCTGCGCCCAAGCCCTTGGCCATTCCGATCGCGTCCGGCCGGATGCCGCTGGCTTCGTAGGCGAAGAAATTGCCGGTCCGTCCGATGCCGCACTGCACCTCGTCGAGCATAAGCAGGGCGCCCCGTTCCGTGCAGAGGGCACGCAGCTCCTGCAGGAAGGAATTCTCCGCGGGGAACACGCCGCCTTCGCCCTGTATTGTTTCCACGAATACAGCAGCCACGGTCTCGTCGACCAATGCGTCGAAGGTCTCGATCTTGTTCAGTTCGCCGAACTTGAAACCGTCCAGCATGGGGCGGAAGCCGCCTTGGATCTTTTCCTGGGGGGTGGCTCCCATGCCGCCGAATGTCCGGCCGTGAAATGCATTTTTCGCGGCGACGACGGTGTAGCGCTTGCCTTCCTCGTCGTTCGAGAGCTTCCGGCCATGCAGGCGGGCGAGCTTGAGGAGCGCTTCATTGGC from Coraliomargarita parva harbors:
- a CDS encoding aspartate aminotransferase family protein, giving the protein MKNYGPPAFNAVRGEGVYLFDADGKRYLDFGSGIAVTSVGHSHPAWVKAVQEQAGTLVHCSNLYGIPGQQKLADRLVAQAGPGRVLFCNSGAEANEALLKLARLHGRKLSNDEEGKRYTVVAAKNAFHGRTFGGMGATPQEKIQGGFRPMLDGFKFGELNKIETFDALVDETVAAVFVETIQGEGGVFPAENSFLQELRALCTERGALLMLDEVQCGIGRTGNFFAYEASGIRPDAIGMAKGLGAGFPIGAIWVAEGYDELFQPGSHGTTFGGNPLASAAANAVLDIIESEELLAKVTANSKSWHASLQALVKKYPQHIEGMRGAGYMVGLGLHADGLAVTKAARDKGLLIVPAGHNTIRLLPALIATPEQLAESVRILDEVFASFN
- the argF gene encoding ornithine carbamoyltransferase; the encoded protein is MKHFLKETDFTLEQAQDVFALAKEFKANRLNCPPALNMQSWGLLFYKSSTRTRVSFEVGINELGGFPVVLNSQNTQIGRGETIEDTSKVLSRYLHGLVIRTFEHEIVETFARHASMPIVNGLTDFNHPCQLYTDIFTLLERYDPENVSIESLKGKKVAYLGDSASNMANSWIITAAMFGMEIALSGPEGFEPQQEVIDALKADGLPVEYTYTLDPKKAMQDADVVYTDVWVSMGDEAEAVTRKAQMAPYSVTSELMALAKADAYFMHCLPAHAGEEVTQDVLDSPQSIIFDEAENRLHAQKAILAKLVELNQ